The window CCGTCGGCAACGGCGACGCGCGCGCCTTCCAGCGGCGACTGAAATTCGTCCAGCACCCGCCCGGCCACCGCAATGCCGTCGGCCAGAACCAGATCGGGGACGTCACGACGCTGGCCCGGACCAAGAGCGATCTCGTCGCTGCGCACCGGCACGCGGCCGCTGGCGCTGGCGTCCAGCCGAATTTTTCCCGGCCAGAGATCCGACAGCACAAAGTGTCCGCCGGCGTCGGTCAGCGCGCTGCGCGCGGTGGCCACCAGCCGCCCGCTACTGGTCGGCACCGCCGCTGCTTCTGCCGCCAGTGGCAACGGTTCGCTGGTCACCGCCAGATCGATCGGCCCCGGGGCCAGGCAGCGCACGACGGCTGCCGCCACACCGCGCCCATGCGTGTCGACCACCCGACCGGTCACGGCGGCGCCGCGGACCAGTTCCAGCGTGATTGGCTTTGGCGCGCCAGCGCCCACCGTCGCCGGCAGCGTGGTCTGGACGATCCGCCGGGGCAGATAGCCGACGTGGCGCGCGGTCAGCCGATAGTCGCCCGCCGGCAGCGCGCGACAAGTCCAGTCGCCGTTGCCGTCGACGCGCGCCACGTCCACCGCCCCGGTGCTGTCGGCCGCGATCGCGATGCGCACCTCGCTGTCCGGCAAGGGCGCCCCGTCATCGCCGATCACTCGACCGCTCAGCGTCGAACCAGGTTCCAGCTGCAATCGCGACGGCGGCGGCGGTGGACCGGCGCGCGACAAAATGATCTCCGGCGTGGACTTCGACGCCAGGCTGCCGCGCACGGCGCGTACGCTGTAGGCGCCGGGACCCAGGCCGCCGAAGGTGAAGCGGCCATCGCCACCGGTCTGGATCTGGCGCTGCGGTTCGACGGTCTCGCCGCCCAGAAGAACCAGAGCGCCGGCGGCGGGGGCACCGGCGTTGAACACCACGCCGCTCAGGCTTTGAACGGCGCCGTCCAGAGGCACCGACAGCGGCATCGAGGACGGCGGCAGCGGACCGACATGCGCTGGTGGAAACCCCGGCGCTTCCACCAGCAGCTGGCGCCAGCCGGGACGCGGCGCGGGAAAAACGAAGCGGCCGGTGTCATCAGCGATGGCTTGCGCGGGCGCGCCAGCGTCGGCCGGCGGCTCCGTCCACAGTAGCACGCGCGCCGACGGCACCGGCCGCGCCTGATTGTCCAGGATCTGGCCGGTCAGCGGCGTCGGACCCGACGCGGCGTCGGCGCTGACGTGATCGCCGGTCGGCGCCGCTTTCGGCCGCGCCACGGGGTGCCGGCGACAGCCCGCGGCGCCCACCACCATCAGCAGGCCCAGCACGTGCCAGCGCCCGAGCCGAAGAGCGAAGGCGGGAGCATGGCTTGCGGAAACCATCCGTGGATGCTAAACGTACGCGCCTTCCGGAGGAAATTATGCCAGCGCAGTGTGCCGTCTGCGGGAAACAACGTCGGGTCGCGAACAACGTTAGCCACTCGAACATCAAGACCAAAAGCATCCAGCGTCCCAACCTTCGCCGCGTCCGCGCCAAGGTGAACGGCGCCAACAAGCACATCCGCGTGTGCACCCGCTGCCTGCGCTCCGGCGCGGTCAGCAAAGCCGGCTAGACGCGCCGATTGTCGCTCGTGCCCGCAACGCTGTTGCAGCGACGGGCGCGACGCGTATGCTGAGTTCGTGATGAAGCCGGCGCGTGGTCCGATCGTGTACCGTAAGCGCCGCGAGGCGATGCCGGCGCCGGAGACCTCCGCCGACCTGATGGGCGCGACGCTGGCGCGCCTGGGTGGACACGGCCGCGCCCTGGAGTTTCGCGTCTTCGAGAGTTACCAGTCCACCGTCGGCGCCATGCTGCGCGACCGCACCGCGCCGGAGCGCCTGCTGGGCACGACGCTGATGGTGCGGGTGGAAAGTTCGGCGCTCGGTCACGAGCTGACCATGCTGAAGGGCGAGATCTTGATGAAGATGACGGCGACGTTGGGCCCGGGAATCGTCGTCGACATCCGCACCCGCGTCGGCCCGCTGGCGACCAGCTTCGCGCCCCGCTGACCAAGCGCGCGCAGCAGCCTCGGTTATCCAGCGATGGCGTCGCGCAGGGAGCGCACGAAGGCTCCGAGTTCAATCGCCGGGTCGCGGCCGTCGGCGACGGCTTTCTCCACCAACTGCACGGCGGCGCTGCCCACCACCACGCCGTCGGCGAACTTGGCCACCTCGCGCGCGTCGGACGGGGTCTTGATGCCGAAGCCGACCACCACCGGGACCTTGCCGCCGGTGGCGGCGCGGATGGCATCGACATGGACGCGCGGCTCGGCGACGTTGACCAGGCGCGTGCCGGTGATGCCGGTCAGCGAGACGTAATAAATAAAGCCGCTGGCCACCGCGGCCGCCGCGGCGATGCGCGCCGCCGTCGACGTCGGCGCCAGCAGCGGAATGAAATCAAGTCCGCGGCGGGTCAGGGCGGAGGTCAGTTCTTTGTCCTCGTCGGGCGGATAGTCGACGCACAACACGGCGTCGGCGCCGGCGTCGGCGGCGCGCTGGGCGAACACCTCAGGACCCATCACCACGATCGGGTTGGCGTAACCGAACAGCACCAGGCCGACGTGCGGGTGTTTGTCGCGCACCGCCTGGCACAGCTCCAGCGTGCGGCGCAGGCCGCCGCCCGCCGCCAGCGCCCGGTGCATGGCGGCCTGGATGACCTCGCCATCGGCGGAAGGATCGCTCCACGGAACCCCGATCTCGATGATGTCCGCGCCGGCTTCGGCGGCCGCCAGCAGCACCCGCAAGCTGGTGGCGCCGTCGGGATCGTGCGCGGTCAGGTACAGCACCAGCGCCTTGCGTTTCTCGGCGCGGGTCCGGGCAAAACAAGCGCCAAGGCGGCTCACAACACCACGTTCAATCGCTTGGCGATGGTCCCCATGTCCTTGTCGCCGCGTCCCGAGACGTTCACCACCACCACGCTCTTCTCCGGCAGCATCGCCACCACCTGGCCCAGCGCCGCGATGGCGTGCGAGCTCTCCAGCGCCGGCAAGATCCCCTCCGAGCGCGCCAGCCGCTGAAAACCACCCAGCGCTTCGTCGTCGGTGACGGACAGATAAGAGGCCCGCCCGGAATCTTTCAGGAACGAGTGCTCGGGCCCCACGCCCGGATAGTCGAGGCCGGCGGAGATCGAATGCGCCTCGGCGATCTGCCCGTCGTCGTCGCACAGCACGTACGAACGCGCGCCGTGCAGCACGCC of the Polyangia bacterium genome contains:
- the rpmB gene encoding 50S ribosomal protein L28 encodes the protein MPAQCAVCGKQRRVANNVSHSNIKTKSIQRPNLRRVRAKVNGANKHIRVCTRCLRSGAVSKAG
- a CDS encoding DUF721 domain-containing protein; its protein translation is MKPARGPIVYRKRREAMPAPETSADLMGATLARLGGHGRALEFRVFESYQSTVGAMLRDRTAPERLLGTTLMVRVESSALGHELTMLKGEILMKMTATLGPGIVVDIRTRVGPLATSFAPR
- a CDS encoding carboxypeptidase-like regulatory domain-containing protein — translated: MVSASHAPAFALRLGRWHVLGLLMVVGAAGCRRHPVARPKAAPTGDHVSADAASGPTPLTGQILDNQARPVPSARVLLWTEPPADAGAPAQAIADDTGRFVFPAPRPGWRQLLVEAPGFPPAHVGPLPPSSMPLSVPLDGAVQSLSGVVFNAGAPAAGALVLLGGETVEPQRQIQTGGDGRFTFGGLGPGAYSVRAVRGSLASKSTPEIILSRAGPPPPPSRLQLEPGSTLSGRVIGDDGAPLPDSEVRIAIAADSTGAVDVARVDGNGDWTCRALPAGDYRLTARHVGYLPRRIVQTTLPATVGAGAPKPITLELVRGAAVTGRVVDTHGRGVAAAVVRCLAPGPIDLAVTSEPLPLAAEAAAVPTSSGRLVATARSALTDAGGHFVLSDLWPGKIRLDASASGRVPVRSDEIALGPGQRRDVPDLVLADGIAVAGRVLDEFQSPLEGARVAVADGPFALTDGAGQFSLSLPPGRYALTVSAPGMRNQQLSVAATDGGAPAPLEVSMVRADAALEGLVQDSGGRPIGRALVIAWPAAPAAPPGDAGAGAAAADPLRVPDGAAILATTIADMGGHFRLAQLPAVPLVLEVRQSAYPSTKTAAMAGVFASVVVPIPGAVSGEVHDGRSGAAVTKFRLEARGPDGRSATGSVRKGGAFSLAALLPGRWTITVDASGFESGESAVDVPPSGTLGEPSLRDVRINLQPLR
- the trpA gene encoding tryptophan synthase subunit alpha yields the protein MSRLGACFARTRAEKRKALVLYLTAHDPDGATSLRVLLAAAEAGADIIEIGVPWSDPSADGEVIQAAMHRALAAGGGLRRTLELCQAVRDKHPHVGLVLFGYANPIVVMGPEVFAQRAADAGADAVLCVDYPPDEDKELTSALTRRGLDFIPLLAPTSTAARIAAAAAVASGFIYYVSLTGITGTRLVNVAEPRVHVDAIRAATGGKVPVVVGFGIKTPSDAREVAKFADGVVVGSAAVQLVEKAVADGRDPAIELGAFVRSLRDAIAG